One Pseudomonas entomophila genomic window carries:
- the cobU gene encoding bifunctional adenosylcobinamide kinase/adenosylcobinamide-phosphate guanylyltransferase, giving the protein MRSLILGGARSGKSRLAEQLATDSRLPVTYIATSEPQDGEMSERVRLHRERRPTDWGLIEEPLALATVLRAEAAEGRCLLVDCLTLWLTNLLMLEDDQRLARERDALLDCLEQLPGTIILVSNETGLGVVPMGELTRRYVDLSGLLHQAVAARCQRVVLTVAGLPLMLKGPAL; this is encoded by the coding sequence ATGCGTAGCCTGATCCTCGGCGGCGCCCGCTCCGGCAAGAGCCGTCTGGCCGAACAGTTGGCCACGGACAGCCGCTTGCCGGTGACCTATATCGCCACCAGTGAACCCCAGGACGGCGAGATGAGCGAGCGTGTGCGCCTGCACCGCGAACGCCGCCCGACCGACTGGGGGCTGATCGAGGAGCCCCTGGCCCTGGCCACCGTGCTGCGCGCCGAGGCCGCTGAAGGGCGCTGCCTGCTGGTGGATTGCCTCACCTTGTGGCTGACCAACCTGTTGATGCTCGAAGATGACCAGCGCCTGGCCCGGGAGCGCGATGCGCTGCTCGACTGCCTGGAGCAACTGCCTGGCACGATCATCCTGGTCAGCAATGAAACCGGCCTGGGCGTGGTGCCCATGGGCGAACTGACCCGGCGCTACGTCGACCTTTCCGGCCTGCTGCACCAGGCCGTGGCCGCACGCTGCCAGCGTGTGGTGCTCACCGTGGCCGGCCTCCCTCTCATGCTCAAAGGACCTGCTCTATGA
- the cobT gene encoding nicotinate-nucleotide--dimethylbenzimidazole phosphoribosyltransferase: MTQTWWRDACQPLDTAAMDQARARQQQLTKPTGSLGQLEGLAIRLAGLQGRERPTLEQVAITIFAGDHGVVEEGISAYPQAVTGQMLRNFVSGGAAISVLARQLEASLEVVDLGTVDPSLDLPGVRHLRLGAGTGNFARQAAMTDIQLAAALQAGRDSALRALEQGAQLFIGGEMGIGNTTAAAALACTLMGCPARELSGPGTGLDSAGVRHKAEVIERALVLHGLRADEPLRALGHVGGFEIAALVGAYLACAQHGLPVLVDGFICSVAALVAVRLNPQCQPWLLFAHQGAEPGHKALLAALQAEPLLALGLRLGEGSGAALAVPLIRLACALHGQMATFAEAAVADRPA; the protein is encoded by the coding sequence ATGACCCAGACGTGGTGGCGCGACGCCTGCCAACCCCTCGATACCGCCGCCATGGACCAGGCCCGTGCCCGTCAGCAGCAACTGACCAAACCCACTGGTTCCCTCGGCCAGCTCGAAGGCCTGGCGATTCGCCTGGCCGGGTTGCAAGGGCGGGAGCGCCCCACCTTGGAACAGGTGGCAATCACGATATTCGCCGGTGACCATGGTGTGGTGGAGGAGGGCATTTCTGCCTATCCGCAGGCCGTAACCGGGCAGATGCTGCGCAACTTCGTCTCGGGCGGTGCGGCGATCAGCGTGTTGGCGCGACAGCTGGAGGCGAGCCTGGAAGTGGTCGACCTCGGCACGGTCGACCCGTCGCTGGACCTGCCCGGCGTGCGCCATCTGCGCCTGGGCGCGGGTACTGGCAACTTTGCCCGCCAGGCGGCGATGACCGACATCCAGCTGGCGGCTGCGTTGCAGGCCGGCCGCGACAGCGCCCTGCGCGCGCTCGAACAGGGTGCCCAGCTGTTCATCGGCGGCGAAATGGGCATCGGTAACACCACGGCCGCCGCCGCCCTGGCCTGCACGCTGATGGGCTGTCCGGCGCGTGAGCTGAGCGGGCCAGGTACCGGCCTGGACAGCGCCGGTGTGCGGCACAAGGCCGAGGTCATCGAGCGTGCCCTGGTGCTGCATGGGCTGCGTGCCGACGAGCCGCTACGTGCTTTGGGTCATGTCGGCGGTTTCGAGATCGCCGCACTGGTGGGGGCCTACCTGGCCTGTGCCCAGCACGGGCTGCCGGTGCTGGTCGATGGATTCATCTGCAGCGTCGCCGCCCTGGTGGCGGTGCGCCTCAATCCGCAGTGCCAGCCGTGGCTGCTGTTCGCCCATCAGGGCGCGGAACCTGGGCACAAGGCCTTGCTTGCCGCCCTGCAAGCCGAGCCGCTGCTGGCCCTGGGGTTGCGCCTCGGCGAGGGCAGTGGCGCGGCCCTGGCCGTGCCGCTGATTCGCCTGGCTTGCGCCCTGCACGGGCAGATGGCGACCTTCGCCGAAGCGGCGGTGGCGGATCGCCCGGCATGA
- a CDS encoding histidine phosphatase family protein — MILDLLRHGETVLGGGLRGSLDDALTPLGWTQMRQAVAGAGPWDVLVSSPLQRCGLFADELGARLGLAVQREADVRELHFGDWEGRSAAQIMQTEADALGLFWNDPYAFTPPGGEAVLAFAERVQAAVTRLACQYAGKRVLLVTHGGVMRLLLAQARGLPREQLLQVEVGHGALKRLVCEGDLLHEVD; from the coding sequence ATGATCCTCGACCTGCTGCGCCACGGCGAGACCGTGCTCGGTGGTGGCCTGCGTGGCAGCCTGGACGATGCCCTGACACCGCTTGGCTGGACGCAGATGCGCCAGGCGGTGGCCGGGGCCGGCCCTTGGGATGTGCTGGTCAGCTCGCCGCTGCAACGCTGCGGGCTGTTCGCTGATGAGCTGGGCGCACGCCTGGGGCTGGCGGTGCAGCGTGAGGCGGATGTGCGCGAACTGCATTTCGGTGACTGGGAAGGGCGCAGTGCGGCGCAGATCATGCAGACCGAAGCCGATGCCCTTGGGCTGTTCTGGAATGACCCCTACGCGTTCACGCCACCCGGCGGCGAAGCGGTGCTGGCATTTGCCGAGCGTGTACAAGCGGCAGTCACCAGGCTGGCGTGCCAGTACGCGGGCAAGCGTGTGTTGCTGGTCACCCATGGCGGTGTGATGCGCCTTCTGCTGGCGCAGGCCCGTGGTTTGCCACGAGAGCAACTGCTGCAAGTCGAAGTCGGGCATGGCGCATTGAAGCGGCTGGTCTGCGAAGGCGACCTGCTGCACGAGGTGGATTGA
- a CDS encoding adenosylcobinamide-GDP ribazoletransferase, which yields MLPFWIALQFLGSLPVRLPGMPTPNEMGRSLLFYPLVGLLFGLLLWLASHLLQGAPAPLHAALLLALWVLLSGALHLDGLADSADAWLGGFGDRERTLQIMKDPRSGPIAVVVLVLVLLLKFCALWVLVERGVGGWLVLAPVVGRAAMLCLFMGTPYVRQGGLGAALAEHLPRRAAGWVLLGSVLVCVVLAGLPGLWMLLLSLGVFLWLRRLMCKRLGGTTGDTAGAMLELLELAVVVGLALMV from the coding sequence ATGCTGCCGTTCTGGATCGCCTTGCAGTTTCTCGGCAGCTTGCCGGTACGCCTGCCGGGCATGCCGACACCGAACGAGATGGGCCGCTCGCTGCTGTTCTATCCCCTGGTCGGGCTGCTATTCGGCCTGCTGCTGTGGCTGGCCAGCCATCTGCTTCAGGGGGCGCCGGCGCCATTGCATGCGGCATTGCTGCTGGCGCTGTGGGTGCTGCTCAGTGGCGCCTTGCACCTGGATGGCTTGGCCGACAGCGCCGATGCCTGGCTGGGTGGATTCGGTGATCGTGAGCGCACCTTGCAGATCATGAAGGACCCGCGCAGCGGGCCGATTGCCGTGGTCGTCCTGGTGCTGGTGCTGTTGCTGAAGTTCTGTGCGCTGTGGGTGCTGGTCGAGCGTGGCGTGGGGGGCTGGCTGGTGCTGGCGCCTGTGGTCGGGCGGGCGGCGATGTTGTGTTTGTTCATGGGCACGCCCTATGTGCGCCAGGGTGGATTGGGGGCGGCCTTGGCCGAGCACCTGCCGCGCCGGGCGGCTGGGTGGGTGCTGCTGGGCAGCGTGCTGGTTTGCGTTGTGCTGGCGGGCTTGCCCGGGCTTTGGATGCTGCTGCTGTCGCTTGGGGTGTTCTTGTGGCTGCGGCGGCTGATGTGCAAGCGGTTGGGCGGTACCACCGGTGACACGGCCGGGGCGATGCTGGAGTTGCTGGAGCTGGCGGTGGTGGTGGGCTTGGCGTTGATGGTTTGA
- a CDS encoding glycoside hydrolase family 5 protein translates to MRHWIFACLLAFGASPLNAADLIDFWSTPRHGGNSFNRLPPEQAYFDALKGYGASWVRLSYDKWRPARRDFLLGDADDYQGLVEADLKQLVAVLDRAHAAGLKVVITPLSLPGMRWAQNNHGQFDDRLWQDKRFWAQSARFWHDLAQALKDHPAIAGYNLVNEPAPEKQGGLAEHAEPGQMKQWYARQQGGARDLPALYRQLLAAVREADSETPVMLDAGWYAAADALGYWPEALDDPRVLYSVHMYEPYAATSAPNLAREHPYAYPGAVPFAGQTQQWGAKRVADYLRQPLAWADEVKLPRSRLVVGEFGCMRRLPGCRQYLEDVLTVLDREQLHWAFYSFREDSWDGMDYELGTAKVPWRYWQAVDQGTPDPVERTATTAFEPIARRLRP, encoded by the coding sequence ATGCGCCACTGGATCTTCGCTTGCCTGCTGGCCTTCGGGGCGTCCCCGCTGAATGCCGCAGACCTCATCGACTTCTGGAGCACGCCACGCCACGGCGGTAACAGCTTCAATCGCCTGCCGCCCGAACAAGCCTATTTCGATGCGCTCAAAGGTTATGGCGCCAGTTGGGTGCGGCTCTCCTACGACAAGTGGCGCCCGGCACGGCGTGATTTTCTGCTGGGCGATGCCGACGATTACCAGGGGCTGGTCGAGGCCGACCTGAAGCAACTGGTTGCCGTGCTCGACCGCGCCCATGCCGCCGGCCTCAAGGTCGTGATCACACCGCTGTCGCTGCCCGGCATGCGCTGGGCGCAGAACAACCACGGCCAGTTCGACGATCGCCTGTGGCAGGACAAGCGTTTCTGGGCTCAGTCCGCGCGCTTCTGGCATGACCTGGCCCAGGCATTGAAAGACCATCCAGCCATCGCTGGCTACAACCTGGTCAACGAGCCGGCACCGGAAAAGCAGGGTGGCCTGGCCGAGCATGCCGAGCCCGGCCAGATGAAGCAGTGGTATGCCCGCCAGCAGGGTGGCGCACGTGACCTGCCGGCCTTGTACAGGCAACTGCTGGCGGCGGTGCGTGAAGCCGACAGCGAGACCCCGGTGATGCTCGATGCGGGCTGGTACGCCGCCGCCGATGCTCTCGGTTACTGGCCTGAAGCCCTGGACGATCCTCGTGTGCTGTACAGCGTGCACATGTACGAGCCCTATGCCGCGACCAGTGCGCCGAACCTGGCCCGTGAACACCCCTATGCGTATCCCGGGGCGGTACCCTTTGCCGGACAGACGCAGCAATGGGGGGCGAAACGGGTCGCGGACTATCTGCGCCAACCCCTGGCCTGGGCGGACGAGGTCAAGCTGCCGCGCTCACGGTTGGTGGTCGGCGAGTTCGGTTGCATGAGGCGGCTCCCCGGTTGCAGGCAGTACCTGGAGGATGTGCTCACGGTGCTTGACCGTGAACAGTTGCACTGGGCGTTCTACAGCTTCCGTGAGGACAGCTGGGATGGCATGGACTATGAATTGGGCACGGCCAAGGTACCGTGGCGCTATTGGCAGGCCGTTGACCAGGGCACTCCAGACCCCGTTGAGCGAACGGCCACAACGGCATTCGAGCCAATTGCTCGACGCTTGCGGCCTTGA
- a CDS encoding MarR family winged helix-turn-helix transcriptional regulator has translation MLTSECICTHLRRAARGVSRHYDEALADFGINVAQFSLLRHLQRLDRPSITSLAEAMGLERSTLGRNVRVLQADGLVQLADGDDQRNRVVLLSEAGRARLEAAHPAWMKAQAQLVEQLGEGQRDALVRMLEHLA, from the coding sequence ATGTTGACCAGTGAATGCATCTGTACCCACCTGCGTCGTGCCGCCCGTGGGGTGAGCCGCCACTATGACGAAGCCCTTGCCGACTTCGGTATCAACGTTGCCCAGTTTTCGCTGCTGCGACACCTGCAGCGGCTCGATCGTCCCAGTATCACCAGCCTGGCCGAGGCCATGGGCCTGGAGCGCAGTACGCTCGGGCGCAACGTGCGGGTGCTCCAGGCCGATGGCCTGGTACAACTGGCAGACGGTGACGACCAGCGCAACCGTGTGGTCCTGCTCAGCGAAGCGGGCAGGGCGCGGTTGGAGGCAGCGCACCCGGCGTGGATGAAGGCCCAGGCACAGCTTGTCGAGCAACTGGGCGAAGGGCAGCGTGACGCGTTGGTGCGGATGCTGGAGCACCTGGCGTGA
- a CDS encoding MFS transporter has translation MTSVWRTSGWVLLGAALILALSLGVRHGFGLFLAPMSADFGWGRGVFAFAIALQNLIWGLAQPFSGALADRLGAARVVIIGGILYAAGLLLMAVSDSPWSLSLSAGLLIGIGLSGTSFSVILGVVGRAVAPEKRSMAMGIASAAGSFGQFAMLPGTQGLIQWLGWSAALLVLGLLVALIVPFVSLLRDRPLPSHGAEQTLAQALREACTHSGFWLLALGFFVCGFQVVFIGVHLPAYLVDQHLAATTGTTVLALVGLFNIVGTYTAGWLGGRMSKPRLLTGLYLLRAVVIVLFLWAPVTQFSAYLFGIAMGLLWLSTVPLTNGTVATLFGVRNLSMLGGIVFLFHQLGAFLGGWLGGVVYDRTGNYDLVWQISILLSLLAAALNWPVRERPVARLQAQAI, from the coding sequence ATGACTTCCGTGTGGCGGACCAGCGGGTGGGTGTTACTGGGGGCGGCGCTGATCCTGGCGTTGTCATTGGGTGTGCGGCATGGATTTGGCTTGTTTCTCGCGCCGATGAGCGCCGACTTCGGCTGGGGGCGCGGGGTATTCGCTTTCGCCATCGCCCTGCAGAACTTGATCTGGGGTCTTGCACAGCCGTTCTCCGGTGCCCTTGCCGACCGCCTTGGCGCGGCGAGGGTGGTGATCATCGGTGGCATTCTCTACGCCGCTGGGCTGCTACTGATGGCCGTGTCCGACTCGCCCTGGTCGCTGTCTTTGAGTGCGGGCCTGTTGATCGGTATTGGCCTGTCCGGCACTTCGTTCTCGGTGATTCTCGGTGTGGTGGGGCGCGCGGTGGCACCGGAAAAGCGCAGCATGGCCATGGGGATCGCCAGCGCGGCGGGGTCGTTCGGCCAGTTCGCCATGTTGCCGGGCACCCAGGGGTTGATTCAGTGGTTGGGCTGGTCGGCGGCCCTGCTGGTGCTGGGCTTGCTGGTGGCATTGATCGTGCCGTTCGTCAGCCTGCTGCGTGATCGTCCGCTGCCCAGCCATGGCGCCGAGCAGACCCTTGCCCAGGCGCTGCGCGAGGCTTGCACGCACTCCGGTTTCTGGTTGCTAGCCCTGGGTTTCTTTGTCTGTGGTTTCCAGGTGGTGTTCATCGGGGTGCACCTGCCGGCCTACCTGGTCGACCAGCACCTGGCGGCGACCACTGGTACCACGGTGCTGGCGCTGGTGGGGTTGTTCAATATCGTCGGTACCTACACGGCGGGCTGGCTCGGCGGGCGCATGTCCAAGCCGCGCCTGCTGACAGGGCTCTATTTGCTGCGTGCGGTGGTGATCGTGCTGTTCCTCTGGGCACCGGTCACACAGTTCAGCGCCTACCTGTTCGGTATCGCCATGGGCCTGCTGTGGTTGTCCACGGTGCCGTTGACCAATGGCACCGTGGCCACGCTTTTTGGCGTGCGCAACCTGTCCATGCTGGGTGGCATCGTGTTCCTGTTTCACCAGTTGGGCGCGTTCCTGGGCGGTTGGTTGGGGGGTGTGGTGTATGACCGGACCGGCAACTATGACCTGGTCTGGCAGATCTCGATCTTGCTCAGTTTGCTGGCGGCCGCGCTCAACTGGCCGGTGCGCGAGCGTCCGGTGGCGCGTTTGCAGGCCCAGGCGATATGA
- a CDS encoding glutathione peroxidase — protein MRASWLTIPVLTLLAATSSWAADCPALLQGSLPELRGKGQIDLCERFAGKPLVVINTASYCGFAPQFEGLEATYKDYHGKGLEMLGVPSNDFKQEDADSDKTAKVCYANYGVTFTMTKAQPVRGKDAIPLFVELARQSSAPKWNFYKYVVDRRGKVIGSFSSLTKPDDPAFRAAIDKAIASPL, from the coding sequence ATGCGTGCAAGCTGGCTGACGATACCCGTGTTGACTCTGCTGGCCGCCACCTCGAGTTGGGCGGCGGATTGCCCGGCACTGCTGCAGGGCAGCCTGCCGGAGTTGCGCGGCAAGGGGCAGATCGACCTGTGCGAGCGCTTTGCCGGCAAGCCGCTGGTGGTGATCAACACCGCCAGCTACTGCGGCTTTGCCCCGCAGTTCGAGGGGCTCGAGGCGACGTACAAGGATTACCACGGCAAAGGGCTGGAAATGCTCGGGGTGCCGTCCAACGATTTCAAGCAGGAAGATGCCGATAGCGACAAGACGGCCAAGGTTTGTTACGCCAATTACGGTGTGACCTTCACCATGACCAAGGCGCAGCCGGTGCGGGGCAAGGATGCGATTCCGTTGTTCGTCGAGCTGGCTCGCCAGAGCAGTGCGCCGAAGTGGAATTTCTACAAGTATGTGGTGGATCGGCGGGGGAAGGTGATTGGGAGTTTTTCCAGTTTGACCAAGCCTGATGATCCGGCGTTCAGGGCGGCCATCGACAAGGCGATCGCTTCGCCGCTTTGA
- a CDS encoding IS256 family transposase, translating to MPTKKKPLRDLPKIPKELLEQFGEGLMTAEAIEDASAAFKKALIERALHAELGHHLGYPPGAQRPEDETNQRNGKSGKTVLTGDGPLRLEIPRDRDGSFSPILIPKHERRYTGFDDKIIAMYARGMTVREIRAFLSEQYGTEVSPDFISSVTDEVMDEIGAWQQRPLEPMYPVIFFDALRVKIREEGLVRNKAIYLALGVLPDGTRDILGIWIENTEGAKFWMKVFNDLKTRGVEDVLIAVTDGLKGMPEALSAVFPETTLQTCIVHLIRNSLDFAAWDKRRALAKELKPIYQAINAEAAEQALDEFENGPWGEKYPTVVAAWRRAWDRVIPFFVFPPAIRKVIYTTNAIESINAQLRKVIKTRGHFPNDDAATKLIWLGLRNITANWGKPAHDWKSAMNQFAILYGDRFIRPTW from the coding sequence ATGCCAACCAAAAAGAAACCCTTGCGTGACCTGCCCAAAATCCCCAAAGAGCTGCTGGAGCAGTTCGGTGAGGGCCTGATGACCGCAGAAGCTATCGAGGATGCCTCTGCGGCGTTCAAGAAGGCCCTGATCGAACGCGCTCTGCATGCCGAGCTTGGCCACCACCTGGGCTATCCGCCGGGCGCGCAGCGCCCAGAGGATGAAACCAACCAGCGTAACGGCAAGAGTGGCAAGACGGTTTTAACGGGGGATGGCCCACTGCGGCTGGAAATTCCTCGCGATCGAGACGGCAGTTTTTCGCCCATTCTGATCCCCAAGCACGAGCGGCGGTACACCGGTTTCGATGACAAGATCATCGCCATGTACGCCCGTGGAATGACGGTCAGAGAGATCCGAGCCTTTTTGTCCGAGCAGTATGGAACAGAGGTCTCACCCGACTTCATCAGCTCTGTGACAGACGAGGTCATGGACGAGATTGGCGCGTGGCAACAGCGGCCACTGGAGCCGATGTACCCGGTCATTTTCTTCGATGCACTGCGGGTGAAGATCCGCGAAGAGGGCCTGGTGCGCAACAAGGCCATTTACCTGGCCCTGGGCGTCCTCCCCGACGGGACGCGGGATATCCTGGGCATCTGGATCGAGAACACCGAGGGCGCGAAGTTTTGGATGAAGGTCTTTAACGATCTCAAGACGCGCGGTGTCGAAGATGTGCTGATTGCCGTGACCGATGGCCTCAAAGGTATGCCAGAGGCTCTCAGTGCCGTGTTTCCAGAGACGACGTTGCAAACGTGCATCGTGCACCTGATCCGCAACAGCCTCGACTTCGCGGCCTGGGACAAGCGGCGGGCTCTGGCCAAGGAGCTGAAGCCGATTTACCAAGCCATTAATGCTGAAGCGGCTGAGCAAGCACTCGATGAGTTTGAGAACGGGCCGTGGGGCGAGAAATATCCAACGGTGGTGGCTGCCTGGAGACGCGCCTGGGATCGAGTGATTCCATTTTTCGTCTTCCCACCGGCCATCAGAAAGGTGATTTACACCACCAACGCCATCGAGAGCATCAACGCCCAGCTACGCAAGGTCATCAAGACTCGCGGGCATTTCCCGAATGATGACGCAGCGACCAAACTGATTTGGCTGGGATTGCGCAACATAACAGCCAATTGGGGAAAACCGGCCCATGATTGGAAAAGCGCGATGAATCAATTTGCGATTCTGTACGGAGATCGGTTCATCAGGCCGACCTGGTGA
- a CDS encoding DUF2798 domain-containing protein: MNELSAPRSRRKLRPGAMPYVFAFYMSAIMAMLMCFVITAANGGVGGDYLGSVLKAYQLAMPVAFVCVLVVRPVVVRLVALTVDLR; encoded by the coding sequence ATGAACGAACTGTCTGCACCACGTAGCCGGCGCAAACTGCGGCCGGGGGCCATGCCCTATGTCTTCGCCTTCTACATGTCGGCGATCATGGCGATGCTGATGTGCTTTGTGATCACGGCGGCCAACGGCGGGGTCGGTGGCGATTATCTGGGGAGTGTGCTCAAGGCTTATCAGTTGGCGATGCCGGTGGCGTTTGTCTGTGTGCTGGTGGTGCGGCCGGTGGTGGTTCGGTTGGTGGCGTTGACGGTGGATTTGCGCTGA
- a CDS encoding LysR family transcriptional regulator, translating to MDLLNAIRSYIKVVEAGSIAGGARALGISPAAVSQTLARLEAHLQVRLLSRTTRSMALTAAGSLYYERVREIDRDLARAEQALSTPDSEPQGRLCIASTSAFGRHILAPMIPAFAARYPQLSIELVTTDRKVNHAREDIDVSLRITPQLEDNLLARHIARIPFICCASPGYLASAGWPDSPEALRDHRCLVFRYPVDGRFLPWGFVRDGLRFEAPFGPVLISDDIDALTQMALNDGGITRLAEFIVRPHLDAGRLVPLFEFSAHGQQAYAQTEPMDVYLCLVDRFAMTTKVRAFMTYLEEQLGDTWRVQA from the coding sequence ATGGACCTGCTCAACGCTATCCGCAGCTACATCAAGGTGGTCGAGGCCGGCAGCATCGCAGGCGGTGCCCGTGCGCTCGGGATCAGCCCGGCGGCAGTCAGCCAGACCCTGGCCCGGCTCGAGGCGCACCTGCAGGTCCGTCTGCTGTCGCGCACCACCCGCAGCATGGCCTTGACCGCCGCTGGCAGTCTCTACTACGAGCGCGTCCGTGAGATCGATCGCGACCTCGCAAGGGCCGAACAGGCATTGAGCACGCCCGATAGCGAACCCCAGGGGCGCCTGTGCATCGCCTCGACCTCGGCTTTCGGTCGGCACATACTGGCGCCAATGATTCCGGCCTTTGCCGCGCGCTATCCGCAGCTTTCAATAGAGTTGGTAACGACTGATCGCAAGGTCAACCACGCCCGCGAGGATATCGATGTCAGCCTGCGCATCACGCCGCAGCTAGAGGATAACCTGCTGGCCCGGCACATCGCGCGCATCCCCTTCATCTGCTGCGCATCGCCCGGCTACCTGGCCAGCGCCGGTTGGCCGGACAGCCCCGAGGCCCTGCGCGATCATCGGTGCCTGGTGTTCCGCTACCCGGTGGACGGGCGGTTCCTGCCCTGGGGCTTCGTACGCGATGGGCTGCGCTTCGAAGCCCCCTTCGGCCCGGTGCTGATCAGCGATGACATCGATGCCTTGACCCAGATGGCCTTGAACGATGGCGGTATCACCCGCCTGGCCGAGTTCATCGTTCGCCCGCACCTGGATGCCGGTCGCCTGGTGCCATTGTTCGAATTCAGTGCTCACGGCCAGCAGGCCTATGCCCAGACCGAACCCATGGATGTGTACCTGTGCCTGGTCGATCGCTTCGCGATGACGACCAAGGTCCGGGCGTTCATGACGTATCTGGAAGAACAGCTCGGCGACACCTGGCGCGTGCAGGCATGA
- a CDS encoding OmpP1/FadL family transporter yields MKKAMLKTSLGIAVALASSHLLASGFALNEQSVSGMGTGFAGRSSSAEDASTVFGNPAGMSRLKREQITVGGAAVIAKSDISGRGSNLGGETDGDMVPFVGVPMGYYVKPLDNNWSVGFGVYVPFGLVTDYGSGDAARYWGKKSHVEVVTFQPTVSYAFNDKVSIGFGPTINRIKGELGSNTINPRTPGRNDGEVKIKGDDTAVGYNIGILVQATDHTRLGLTYHSMVDYKLEGKTKINNALIGPYSGSKFDADLKIKTPESVDFSVTHELDDQWTLYAGTTWTRWSRLKDITVNNDVPAALRAQFGTITEEQNWHDTWAGAIGASYKVNKEWTLRTGFSVDQSPTNNHDRSPRIPTGDRKIFSLGAGWSPNDDMTIDVAYSYLWEEDTKVNLASPTKGTYQAKYENSAHGLGASLTYRF; encoded by the coding sequence ATGAAAAAAGCAATGCTCAAAACCTCCCTCGGTATTGCCGTTGCCCTCGCTTCCAGCCACTTGCTCGCCAGCGGTTTCGCGCTGAACGAACAAAGTGTCAGCGGCATGGGGACAGGTTTCGCGGGTCGTTCTTCATCTGCCGAAGATGCCAGCACGGTCTTTGGAAACCCGGCGGGCATGTCGCGCCTGAAGCGCGAGCAAATTACCGTGGGTGGCGCAGCCGTCATTGCCAAATCCGATATTTCGGGCCGTGGAAGCAACCTCGGGGGGGAAACCGATGGTGACATGGTGCCGTTCGTCGGTGTGCCAATGGGCTACTACGTCAAGCCGCTGGACAACAACTGGAGCGTTGGCTTCGGTGTGTACGTTCCATTCGGCCTGGTGACCGATTACGGCAGTGGAGACGCCGCACGCTACTGGGGCAAGAAGAGCCACGTCGAAGTGGTAACCTTCCAGCCCACCGTCAGCTACGCCTTCAACGACAAGGTTTCGATCGGCTTCGGTCCGACCATCAACCGCATCAAGGGCGAGCTGGGCTCGAACACCATCAACCCGCGCACCCCGGGTCGCAACGATGGTGAAGTGAAGATCAAGGGTGACGACACTGCGGTCGGCTACAACATCGGCATCCTGGTCCAGGCCACCGATCACACCCGCCTCGGCCTGACCTACCACTCGATGGTGGACTACAAGCTCGAAGGCAAGACCAAGATCAACAACGCACTCATCGGTCCCTACAGCGGCAGCAAGTTCGATGCCGACCTGAAGATCAAGACCCCTGAGTCGGTGGACTTCTCGGTCACCCACGAGCTCGACGACCAGTGGACCCTGTACGCAGGCACCACCTGGACGCGCTGGAGCCGCCTGAAGGACATCACGGTGAACAACGATGTTCCGGCAGCGTTGCGCGCGCAGTTCGGCACCATCACCGAAGAGCAGAACTGGCACGACACCTGGGCCGGCGCCATCGGCGCCTCGTACAAGGTGAACAAGGAGTGGACCCTGCGCACTGGTTTCTCTGTCGACCAGTCGCCGACCAACAACCACGACCGTTCACCACGCATCCCTACTGGCGATCGCAAGATCTTCAGCCTGGGTGCCGGCTGGAGCCCGAACGACGATATGACCATCGACGTGGCATACTCCTACCTGTGGGAAGAAGACACCAAGGTCAACCTGGCAAGCCCGACCAAGGGTACTTACCAGGCCAAGTACGAAAACAGCGCTCACGGCCTCGGTGCTTCCCTCACCTACCGCTTCTGA
- a CDS encoding tetratricopeptide repeat protein, giving the protein MKLRGKHLASPVASSVLSSPRRFSLKVALWLLDNPRLGDKPSVKHLAGRLLKQPARQGVVVAQSRLGQMLCHDCGNARDRRIGHELLRQAARAGDRRAQLEYGRLCQAQEPEQARYWLELAAGQGSQEARRLLL; this is encoded by the coding sequence ATGAAGCTTCGCGGTAAACACCTCGCCAGTCCTGTTGCATCCTCTGTGCTGTCATCCCCAAGACGTTTTTCCCTGAAAGTGGCCCTGTGGCTGCTCGACAACCCGCGCCTAGGTGACAAGCCCAGCGTCAAGCACCTGGCCGGGCGCCTGCTCAAGCAGCCGGCGCGCCAGGGCGTGGTGGTGGCCCAGAGCCGTCTGGGCCAGATGCTTTGCCATGACTGCGGCAACGCTCGGGACCGGCGTATCGGCCATGAACTGTTGCGCCAGGCCGCACGTGCCGGTGACCGCCGTGCGCAACTGGAATACGGCCGGTTGTGCCAGGCGCAGGAGCCGGAGCAGGCCCGTTACTGGCTGGAACTGGCGGCGGGGCAGGGATCGCAGGAGGCCCGGCGGTTGTTGCTGTAG